A stretch of the Azorhizobium caulinodans ORS 571 genome encodes the following:
- a CDS encoding DoxX family protein, which translates to MTPSFVGAILSSRAFFIFARVVFTFIFWGAGIGKIVDYQGTLAEMAHFGLNPPQVWAPLVIVTLLVGSALIIVNRFAWLGCGMLAVFVALTIPIAHPFWTLPEPEATYHFHTFAEHVTVIGALMIAAILCAGAPRTGRLLQTGG; encoded by the coding sequence ATGACGCCGTCTTTCGTCGGCGCGATCCTGTCGTCGCGCGCTTTCTTCATCTTTGCCCGTGTCGTCTTCACCTTCATCTTCTGGGGGGCGGGCATCGGCAAGATCGTCGATTATCAGGGCACGCTGGCGGAGATGGCGCACTTCGGCCTCAATCCGCCGCAGGTTTGGGCGCCGCTGGTCATCGTCACCCTGCTGGTGGGATCGGCGCTCATCATCGTCAATCGCTTCGCCTGGCTCGGCTGCGGCATGCTCGCGGTGTTCGTGGCGCTGACGATCCCGATCGCGCATCCCTTCTGGACGCTGCCCGAGCCGGAAGCGACCTATCACTTCCACACGTTCGCCGAGCACGTCACCGTCATCGGAGCGCTGATGATCGCCGCCATTCTCTGCGCCGGTGCGCCGCGCACGGGGCGGCTGCTGCAGACGGGCGGCTGA
- a CDS encoding HesB/IscA family protein, translating into MAPRPRPAVMRITEAAAARVRQIMARTDPPPVAVRVGVKNGGCAGMSYTMDYATEILPTDEVVEDKGVKVIIDPKAVLFLLGTEMDFKTDKLASQFVFNNPNQTSACGCGESVAITPAKEDALSL; encoded by the coding sequence ATGGCCCCACGTCCCCGTCCCGCCGTCATGCGCATCACGGAAGCCGCTGCTGCCCGCGTGCGGCAGATCATGGCCCGTACCGATCCGCCGCCGGTGGCGGTACGTGTCGGCGTGAAGAATGGCGGCTGCGCCGGCATGTCCTACACCATGGACTATGCCACCGAGATCCTGCCCACCGACGAGGTGGTGGAGGACAAGGGCGTGAAGGTCATCATCGACCCCAAGGCGGTGCTCTTCCTGCTGGGAACGGAGATGGACTTCAAGACCGACAAGCTGGCGTCTCAGTTCGTGTTCAACAATCCGAACCAGACCTCCGCCTGCGGCTGCGGCGAGTCGGTGGCCATCACCCCCGCCAAGGAAGACGCGCTCTCCCTCTGA
- a CDS encoding VOC family protein — MSTAPPLGSVVETGLYVEDLDHAAGFYEGVLGLSPMLADERFRAYPLAGTVLLLFKRGTALETIHLPGGTIPPHDGAGRLHFALSVAASDIEPWRAHLAHHGVAIEGETRWPKGGHSLYVRDPDGHLLELVSPGVWSNY; from the coding sequence GTGAGCACCGCCCCGCCGCTGGGGTCGGTCGTCGAGACGGGCCTCTATGTGGAGGATCTCGACCACGCGGCCGGCTTCTACGAGGGCGTGCTGGGTCTCTCGCCCATGCTGGCGGATGAGCGTTTCCGTGCCTATCCGCTGGCGGGCACCGTTCTCCTGCTGTTCAAGCGCGGCACGGCGCTGGAGACCATCCATCTGCCCGGCGGAACCATTCCGCCCCACGACGGCGCCGGGCGGCTGCATTTCGCGCTCTCGGTTGCGGCTTCGGACATTGAACCCTGGCGGGCGCACCTTGCCCATCACGGCGTCGCCATCGAGGGCGAGACGCGCTGGCCGAAAGGCGGGCACAGCCTCTATGTGCGCGATCCGGACGGCCATCTGCTGGAATTGGTGAGCCCGGGCGTCTGGTCGAATTACTGA
- a CDS encoding SUF system Fe-S cluster assembly protein, protein MTDTVANDTPNAPAISSGIPEAELTRLTDEIVGALKSVYDPEIPVDIYELGLIYKVDIADDRTVAVEMTLTTPNCPSAAELPGMVESAVAAVPGIADVKVDITFDPPWDQGRMSEEARATLNLW, encoded by the coding sequence ATGACCGATACTGTGGCCAACGATACGCCCAACGCGCCCGCGATTTCCTCCGGGATCCCGGAGGCGGAACTGACGCGCCTGACCGACGAGATCGTCGGCGCGCTCAAGTCCGTCTACGACCCGGAAATCCCGGTCGACATCTATGAGCTCGGCCTCATCTACAAGGTGGACATCGCCGACGACCGCACCGTGGCCGTCGAGATGACGCTGACGACGCCCAACTGCCCCTCGGCCGCCGAGCTTCCCGGCATGGTGGAGAGTGCGGTGGCTGCCGTGCCCGGCATTGCGGACGTGAAGGTCGACATCACCTTCGATCCTCCGTGGGACCAGGGTCGCATGTCCGAAGAGGCACGCGCGACTCTGAACCTCTGGTGA
- a CDS encoding cysteine desulfurase: MTKGHPAVLDGAYDVEKVRADFPALALEVHGHPLTYLDNAASAQKPVQVLERMRHAYEAEYSNVHRGLHYLANAMTEAFEGARESARRFLNAASQDEIIFTRSGTGSINLVANSLGQSIGEGDEIILSIMEHHSNIVPWHFLRERKGAVIKWAPVREDGSFDFEAFEQLLTPRTKIVAITHMSNVLGTVTPIKEIVRAAHAVGAKVVVDGCQASVHLPVDVRDLDVDFYAVTGHKLYGPTGIGLLYGKRALLAEMPPYEGGGEMIREVEEGRVTYAEPPHRFEAGTPAIVQAIGLGAALDYMDLIGREAIAAHEHDLSVYAHQQLGALNSLRIIGTAKDKGAIVAFEMKGAHPHDVATVIDRYGVAVRAGTHCAQPLLARYGTTATCRASFALYNTRSDVDRLVAALLKAQDLFS; this comes from the coding sequence ATGACCAAGGGCCATCCCGCCGTGTTGGACGGCGCCTATGACGTGGAGAAGGTGCGCGCGGACTTTCCCGCGCTCGCCCTCGAAGTCCACGGCCACCCGCTCACCTATCTGGACAATGCGGCTTCCGCCCAGAAGCCGGTGCAGGTGCTGGAGCGCATGCGCCACGCCTATGAGGCGGAATATTCCAACGTCCATCGCGGCCTGCACTATCTCGCCAACGCCATGACGGAAGCCTTCGAGGGCGCCCGCGAGAGCGCCCGGCGCTTCCTCAATGCGGCTTCGCAGGACGAGATCATCTTCACCCGCTCCGGCACCGGCTCCATCAATCTGGTGGCGAACTCGCTCGGGCAGTCCATCGGGGAGGGGGATGAGATCATCCTCTCCATCATGGAGCACCACTCCAACATCGTGCCCTGGCACTTCCTGCGCGAGCGCAAGGGCGCGGTCATCAAGTGGGCGCCGGTGCGCGAGGACGGGTCGTTCGACTTCGAGGCGTTCGAGCAGTTGCTGACGCCGCGCACCAAGATCGTCGCCATCACCCACATGTCCAACGTGCTCGGCACGGTGACGCCCATCAAGGAGATCGTCCGCGCCGCCCATGCGGTGGGCGCAAAGGTGGTGGTGGACGGCTGCCAGGCCTCCGTGCACCTGCCCGTGGACGTGCGCGACCTCGATGTCGATTTCTATGCCGTCACCGGTCACAAGCTCTATGGCCCCACCGGCATCGGCCTGCTCTATGGCAAGCGGGCGCTGCTGGCCGAAATGCCGCCCTATGAGGGCGGCGGCGAGATGATCCGCGAGGTGGAGGAAGGCCGCGTCACCTATGCCGAGCCGCCCCACCGCTTCGAGGCGGGCACGCCGGCCATCGTGCAGGCCATCGGCCTCGGCGCGGCGCTGGACTATATGGACCTCATCGGCCGCGAGGCGATTGCCGCCCATGAACATGACCTCTCGGTCTATGCCCACCAGCAGCTCGGCGCGCTGAACAGCCTGCGCATCATCGGCACCGCGAAGGACAAGGGCGCCATCGTCGCCTTCGAGATGAAGGGCGCCCACCCCCACGATGTGGCGACCGTCATCGACCGGTACGGTGTTGCCGTGCGCGCGGGCACCCATTGCGCTCAGCCGCTTTTGGCCCGATATGGCACCACAGCGACGTGCCGCGCATCCTTCGCGCTCTACAATACGCGCAGTGACGTGGACCGCCTCGTGGCGGCCCTCCTCAAGGCGCAGGATTTGTTCTCATGA